The window GCCGGCTGGGCCGTTTTCGCGGTCTTGGCCAGTTTCGCTTCCCGGGCCGCCTTCTCGGCTCCCAGGCGGACGAGGGACCGCTTGATCCGGCGCTTCCCGGGGCCTTCGACCTTTTGTTCGAGGTCGGCAATCGACTTGGCGATCTGCTCGTCCGGGGCGACCGGGAGCTTCGCCAGTTGCCGCTGCCGCTGGACCGTTTTGATCCGGGCAATGTCTTTCTTGGCCTTCTTGATCTCGCTCGGCGTTTCCAGGCGGTCGGTGGCCGACTGGAAGCGGAGCTGGAACAAGTGCTTTTCGGTGTCCGCCAGGGTCATCGCGACTTGCTCGTCGCTCATCCCCGTGATTTCTTTCGACTTCATCGCGTCGACCCCGTCGTAGTCGGTGCCCGCAGACCGGTCCAGTCGACCGGGTAACCATTCACAATATGAAAAAACGACAACCGAGCACCTCTCGGTGCTCAGTTTTGTGCCGCGTCGTTCGTACCGTTTAGACGTTCGGCCGCCGGTTTATGAACCGGCATTTGAACGGCATCTTGTACGCGACCCGAGCCATACATTCCTTGGCCGCCGCCTCGGGTATCCCGCCGATTTCGAACAGGATCGTCCCCGGCTTGACCACGGCCGCCCAGAATTCCGGCTCGCCCTTGCCCTTACCCATCCGGGTTTCGGCCGGGATCGCGGTCACGGACTTGTGCGGGAAGACGCGGATGTAATACCGGCCTTCGCCGGACACGACCCGCGTCATGGTCACGCGGGCGGCCTCGATCGATTCGGCCGACAGCCACCCGCCCTCGAGCGTCTGGAGACCGAAGTCCCCGTACGCGACGTAGTTCCCGCGGGTCGCGTTACCCCTTACGACGCCGCGCTGGCTTTTTCTGTACTTGACCCGCTTGGGCATCAGTGGCATCGTTGATCTCCCCGCTCAGGAAGTCGCCGTTGTTAATCCAGACCTTGACCCCAATGTTCCCCTGGGGGGTAGAGGCCTCGGCGAACCCGTAGTCGACTTTGGCGCGGAGTGTGGACAGCGGAATGCTGCCGTCCATCCCCTTCTCGCACCGGGCCATTTCCGCGCCGCCGAGGCGCCCGGACAGTTGCAGCTTGACACCCTTCGCGCCATTTTCCATGGCCCGCTGGATCG is drawn from Fimbriiglobus ruber and contains these coding sequences:
- the rpmC gene encoding 50S ribosomal protein L29: MKSKEITGMSDEQVAMTLADTEKHLFQLRFQSATDRLETPSEIKKAKKDIARIKTVQRQRQLAKLPVAPDEQIAKSIADLEQKVEGPGKRRIKRSLVRLGAEKAAREAKLAKTAKTAQPAKGK
- the rplP gene encoding 50S ribosomal protein L16 gives rise to the protein MPLMPKRVKYRKSQRGVVRGNATRGNYVAYGDFGLQTLEGGWLSAESIEAARVTMTRVVSGEGRYYIRVFPHKSVTAIPAETRMGKGKGEPEFWAAVVKPGTILFEIGGIPEAAAKECMARVAYKMPFKCRFINRRPNV